In Salinibacterium sp. ZJ70, one DNA window encodes the following:
- the rpsR gene encoding 30S ribosomal protein S18 yields MAGKSSGGQDRRKRNVKGGKNAAPAKAVKVGVIDYKDVATLRKFISERGKIRARRITGVSVQEQRLIARAVKNAREMALLPYAGSGR; encoded by the coding sequence ATGGCTGGAAAGAGCAGCGGCGGCCAGGATCGCCGCAAGCGCAACGTAAAGGGCGGCAAGAACGCCGCTCCTGCGAAGGCGGTGAAGGTCGGCGTCATCGATTACAAGGATGTCGCGACTCTCCGCAAGTTCATTTCGGAGCGTGGAAAGATCCGCGCCCGTCGTATCACCGGTGTCTCCGTGCAGGAGCAGCGCCTCATCGCCCGCGCCGTCAAGAACGCGCGTGAGATGGCGCTTCTTCCGTACGCCGGCTCGGGCCGCTAA
- the murJ gene encoding murein biosynthesis integral membrane protein MurJ, whose protein sequence is MTESAVDDGSIRRASATIAAGTLMSRLLGFVNLALLAWVLGQQNQAVNAWSVANTLPSNIFALVAGGLTSAVLVPQIVRAAKHADGGQGFVNKLLTLGITACLAIAAALTLLVPLIVPLYIQEGRAISAEGLALTIAFAYWCMPQVFFYAVYALLGEVLNARKVFGPYTWAPVLNNVVLIATYATFGALFGFDPAHRDPSSWSEAQIVMLAGGATVGIAAQCLVLTLFWKRTGLRFRPDFHWRGVGLRATGASAGWMFGMVVVTQLTIVVQTRVASLAGENDPSNAVLNTAWLLFMLPHSIIALSIATPYFTRMSAHASAGEIDDVRADISSSMRVILMLVTGAGAAIGAAALPFGAFFGRTPGEIVGISSVLIAYLIGLIPYSAMFVLQRGFFALGDTRTPFLIKVLQGITVTGALIAVAVAVPEPQIGMGVAFATTVASTVQAIVLALVLRRRIRGVDGTRILGRIALFTGVAVVAIGVGVAVLWLLGGFTEGFAVSGRLEAFVSICAVGAATLLSYLALLVALRVPELRAALGPVLRRIGRS, encoded by the coding sequence GTGACTGAGTCCGCCGTCGACGACGGATCGATCCGGCGCGCGAGCGCGACGATCGCCGCCGGGACGCTCATGTCGCGCCTGCTCGGGTTCGTCAACCTGGCGCTTCTGGCGTGGGTCCTCGGACAGCAGAACCAAGCCGTCAACGCCTGGTCGGTGGCGAACACCCTGCCGTCGAACATCTTCGCGCTCGTCGCCGGCGGACTCACGAGCGCTGTTCTCGTGCCGCAGATCGTGCGCGCCGCGAAGCATGCGGACGGCGGCCAGGGCTTCGTCAACAAGCTCCTGACTCTCGGCATCACCGCGTGCCTGGCGATCGCAGCGGCGCTCACCCTGCTCGTGCCGCTCATCGTGCCGCTCTACATCCAAGAGGGGCGCGCGATATCGGCCGAGGGCCTCGCCCTCACGATCGCCTTCGCGTACTGGTGCATGCCGCAGGTGTTCTTCTACGCGGTGTACGCGCTGCTCGGCGAAGTGCTCAATGCGCGCAAGGTCTTCGGGCCGTACACCTGGGCGCCCGTGCTCAACAACGTCGTGCTCATCGCGACCTACGCGACGTTCGGGGCCCTGTTCGGGTTCGACCCGGCGCACCGCGACCCGTCGTCTTGGTCGGAGGCGCAGATCGTCATGCTCGCGGGCGGCGCCACGGTCGGCATCGCGGCGCAGTGCCTCGTGCTGACCCTGTTCTGGAAGCGCACGGGTCTGCGCTTCCGACCCGACTTCCACTGGCGCGGCGTGGGTCTGCGGGCCACCGGGGCCTCCGCCGGATGGATGTTCGGCATGGTCGTGGTGACGCAGCTCACGATCGTCGTGCAGACGCGCGTCGCATCGCTCGCGGGAGAGAACGACCCGTCGAATGCGGTGCTCAACACCGCGTGGCTGCTGTTCATGCTCCCGCACTCGATCATCGCTCTGTCGATCGCGACCCCCTACTTCACGCGGATGAGCGCCCACGCGAGCGCGGGCGAGATCGACGATGTGCGGGCCGACATCTCGAGCTCGATGCGCGTCATCCTCATGCTCGTCACGGGTGCCGGCGCGGCCATCGGCGCGGCGGCGCTTCCGTTCGGCGCGTTCTTCGGCAGGACGCCCGGCGAGATCGTCGGCATCAGCTCCGTGCTCATCGCCTACCTCATCGGGCTCATCCCCTATTCGGCGATGTTCGTGCTGCAGCGCGGCTTCTTCGCACTCGGCGACACCCGCACGCCGTTCCTCATCAAGGTGCTGCAGGGCATCACCGTGACGGGCGCTCTCATCGCGGTCGCGGTGGCCGTGCCGGAGCCGCAGATCGGCATGGGTGTCGCGTTCGCGACGACCGTCGCCAGCACCGTGCAGGCGATCGTGCTCGCTCTCGTGCTTCGCCGGCGCATCCGCGGGGTCGATGGCACACGCATCCTCGGGCGCATCGCGCTGTTCACCGGCGTGGCGGTGGTCGCCATCGGCGTGGGCGTGGCGGTGCTCTGGCTGCTGGGCGGCTTCACCGAGGGCTTCGCCGTCTCCGGCCGTCTCGAGGCGTTCGTGTCGATCTGCGCTGTCGGCGCCGCGACCCTCCTGAGCTACCTTGCTCTGCTCGTCGCTCTGCGGGTGCCCGAGCTGCGTGCGGCGCTCGGTCCTGTGCTGCGGCGCATCGGGCGCAGCTGA
- a CDS encoding single-stranded DNA-binding protein: MAGETIITVVGNLTADPELRYTQSGLAVANFTIASTPRSFDRASNDWKDGEALFLRASCWREFAEHVAGSLTKGSRVVATGRLKQRSYETKEGEKRTAIELEIDEIGPSLRYATAQVTRASGGGGGRSQAAVADEPWSTSGPAEAAGDVWNTPGSYSDETPF; the protein is encoded by the coding sequence ATGGCCGGCGAGACGATCATCACGGTCGTGGGCAACCTCACGGCGGACCCTGAGCTGCGTTACACGCAGTCCGGGCTCGCGGTCGCGAACTTCACGATCGCGTCCACGCCGCGTAGCTTCGACCGCGCGAGCAACGACTGGAAGGACGGCGAGGCTCTGTTCCTCCGCGCGTCCTGCTGGCGTGAATTCGCGGAGCACGTCGCCGGCTCGCTGACGAAGGGAAGCCGCGTCGTCGCGACCGGCCGCCTCAAGCAGCGCTCCTACGAGACGAAGGAAGGGGAGAAGCGCACCGCCATCGAGCTGGAGATCGACGAGATCGGTCCCAGCCTGCGGTACGCGACTGCCCAGGTGACCCGGGCATCCGGCGGCGGCGGAGGCCGCTCGCAGGCTGCCGTCGCCGACGAGCCCTGGTCGACCTCTGGTCCGGCCGAGGCCGCGGGTGACGTGTGGAACACGCCCGGCTCATACTCCGACGAGACCCCGTTCTGA
- a CDS encoding DUF6049 family protein — MPLTTPRLLRALTCVLVATGLVAGSASIAAAEPVPDDVQIQPASAGVVTPGVGPVSIAVVVPITAPPTVTGLISADDLAEYTDTFGVLTRQIDTVAATNAALAIDPMILASIRVLGNAAPESARDWLRRLESLQNESFLLAYGDADVVTAARTDTLSSLQPRGFDFALDPSRFSDEPVETPAPTATPDPDAAPPFPTTEQLLAWTSTLPRIAWPATDGVGAADVSTLAAAGYESVLLSNSDTGETGSAHVSVDGIDALVIDSDRSAALRSASASVLETDRASQLDAFTADLAVQAQAAPGRTMVLAVARTWPGVPSGLGTALAAVEASGVAQVVPLSEVLATAPAPVSLGEGVRDADREAVFVGLLEDVNAEHVFSSVVVEPELLLQPRGLEHIALYGGVWIGDPAWGPAVGAFETRSSEIVTSVRIERGSDRVLLARSTGLRISVSNALDLAVIVRVSAAPRSPILRAEGPVDLTVEPNATASAYIPVEAIANGEVRVLTALHSVSGIPIDSDFANITVRAEWENVGTLVFVLVLVGVFAAGIIRVILRRRKARALAAHPEGSGD; from the coding sequence GTGCCGCTGACGACCCCCCGGCTGCTGCGTGCGCTGACCTGCGTCCTCGTGGCGACCGGTCTCGTCGCAGGTTCTGCATCCATCGCCGCCGCGGAACCGGTGCCGGATGACGTGCAGATCCAACCGGCGTCGGCCGGCGTCGTCACGCCGGGTGTCGGTCCCGTGTCCATCGCGGTGGTGGTGCCGATCACCGCGCCTCCGACCGTCACCGGACTCATCTCCGCCGACGATCTGGCGGAGTACACGGACACCTTCGGTGTGCTCACCCGGCAGATCGACACCGTGGCTGCCACGAACGCCGCACTCGCGATCGACCCGATGATCCTGGCCTCGATCCGCGTTCTCGGCAACGCTGCGCCCGAGTCGGCGCGCGACTGGCTGCGGCGACTCGAGTCGCTGCAGAACGAGTCGTTCCTCCTCGCCTACGGCGACGCGGATGTGGTGACTGCGGCACGCACCGACACGCTTTCGTCCCTGCAGCCGCGCGGCTTCGACTTCGCGCTCGACCCGAGCCGGTTCTCAGATGAGCCCGTCGAGACGCCCGCGCCGACCGCGACTCCCGATCCCGACGCCGCCCCGCCTTTCCCCACGACGGAGCAGCTCCTCGCCTGGACGAGCACGCTCCCGCGCATCGCCTGGCCAGCCACAGACGGTGTGGGCGCCGCGGACGTCTCCACTCTCGCCGCGGCAGGATACGAATCGGTACTCCTCTCGAACTCGGACACGGGTGAGACCGGATCCGCGCATGTGTCAGTCGACGGGATCGATGCGCTCGTCATCGACTCGGACCGCTCCGCCGCACTTCGCTCCGCATCCGCGTCCGTTCTGGAAACCGACCGCGCGAGCCAGCTCGACGCGTTCACGGCCGATCTCGCCGTGCAGGCGCAGGCGGCTCCTGGTCGCACGATGGTGCTCGCGGTCGCGCGCACCTGGCCCGGTGTCCCCTCTGGGCTCGGCACCGCTCTGGCGGCGGTCGAGGCCTCCGGGGTCGCGCAGGTCGTGCCGCTCAGCGAGGTGCTCGCCACTGCCCCGGCTCCGGTTTCGCTCGGAGAGGGCGTGCGTGACGCGGATCGCGAGGCGGTGTTCGTCGGACTGCTCGAGGATGTGAACGCCGAGCACGTGTTCTCCTCTGTCGTGGTCGAGCCGGAGCTGCTTCTGCAACCGCGCGGCCTCGAGCACATCGCTCTCTACGGGGGCGTCTGGATCGGTGACCCCGCATGGGGCCCTGCCGTCGGAGCATTCGAGACGCGCTCCTCGGAGATCGTCACCTCCGTGCGCATCGAGCGCGGCAGCGACCGTGTTCTCCTCGCGCGCAGCACCGGGCTGCGCATCTCGGTGAGCAACGCGCTCGATCTGGCGGTCATCGTGCGCGTCAGTGCGGCTCCCCGCAGCCCCATCCTGCGAGCCGAAGGCCCCGTCGATCTGACCGTCGAACCGAACGCGACGGCCTCCGCCTACATCCCGGTCGAGGCGATCGCGAACGGAGAGGTGCGGGTGCTCACGGCCCTGCACAGCGTGAGCGGGATCCCGATCGATTCCGATTTCGCCAACATCACTGTGCGCGCCGAGTGGGAGAACGTCGGCACCCTCGTCTTCGTGCTGGTCCTCGTCGGTGTCTTCGCAGCGGGCATCATCCGCGTGATCCTGCGGCGCCGCAAGGCACGCGCTCTCGCCGCGCATCCCGAGGGATCCGGTGACTGA
- the rpsF gene encoding 30S ribosomal protein S6, whose product MTHQYELMVILDPEIDERTVAPSLDKFLGVIRNDGGSIEKVDIWGRRRLAYEINKKSEGIYAVVNFTATSEATVELDRQLKLSEAVLRTKVLRAEEAVARVAAHAAAEEKKAARKAAAASAKADKAEKDAE is encoded by the coding sequence ATGACGCATCAGTATGAATTGATGGTAATTCTCGATCCCGAGATCGATGAGCGTACCGTCGCTCCCAGCCTGGACAAGTTCCTTGGCGTCATCCGCAACGATGGTGGATCCATCGAAAAGGTCGACATCTGGGGCCGTCGCCGCCTGGCGTACGAGATCAACAAGAAGTCCGAGGGCATCTACGCCGTCGTCAACTTCACCGCGACGAGCGAAGCCACGGTCGAGCTCGACCGCCAGCTGAAGCTGTCCGAGGCCGTGCTGCGCACCAAGGTGCTCCGCGCGGAGGAGGCTGTCGCCCGTGTCGCAGCGCACGCTGCCGCCGAGGAGAAGAAGGCCGCCCGCAAGGCTGCCGCTGCTTCTGCGAAGGCTGACAAGGCCGAGAAGGACGCCGAGTAG
- a CDS encoding CCA tRNA nucleotidyltransferase, whose product MQSVAAAIDRLHQILDAPRLQDLIGAFAEAGFELALVGGPVRDAFLGRDSNDLDFATSATPDEILKLVAPRADAHWDIGRAFGTIGARIGDLTVEITTYRSDVYDGETRKPVVAFGDSLEGDLLRRDFTVNAMALRVPEKVLVDPSGGFEDLMAGRLRTPIAPEISFGDDPLRMMRGARFTSQLLFTLDDATMAAMTAMADRIEIVSAERVGEELTKLLLAPDPITGIRVLVDSGLADHVLPEIPALRLEIDEHAHHKDVYEHSLTALDQAIQLERARGHEPDLVLRLAVLLHDIGKPETRRIEPGGAVTFHHHDVLGGKLAAKRLRALRFDGDTIKAVTLLIREHLRFFGYADASWTDSAVRRYVRDAGAQLERLHILSRADVTTRNQRKAARLQRAYDELEQRIALLAEEEELAAIRPDLDGEQIMAILGIAPGREVGEAYRFLMELRLDQGSLGPEEAERRLREWWAGRS is encoded by the coding sequence ATGCAATCCGTGGCCGCCGCGATCGATCGTCTTCACCAGATCCTCGATGCCCCGCGTCTGCAGGACCTGATCGGCGCGTTCGCAGAGGCCGGATTCGAGCTCGCCCTCGTGGGCGGACCGGTCCGTGATGCCTTCCTCGGTCGCGACTCGAACGACCTCGACTTCGCGACCTCCGCCACCCCCGACGAGATCCTGAAGCTCGTCGCTCCGCGGGCCGATGCGCACTGGGACATCGGCCGTGCATTCGGCACGATCGGCGCCCGCATCGGCGACCTCACCGTCGAGATCACGACCTACCGCTCGGACGTCTACGACGGCGAGACGCGGAAGCCCGTGGTGGCGTTCGGCGACTCGCTCGAGGGAGACCTGCTGCGCCGTGACTTCACGGTGAACGCGATGGCGCTGCGTGTTCCTGAGAAAGTGCTGGTGGACCCCTCCGGTGGCTTCGAGGACCTCATGGCCGGCCGGCTGCGCACGCCCATCGCACCCGAGATCTCGTTCGGCGACGACCCTCTGCGCATGATGCGCGGCGCGCGCTTCACCTCACAGCTGCTCTTCACTCTCGACGACGCGACCATGGCGGCGATGACCGCGATGGCCGACCGCATCGAGATCGTGTCGGCCGAGCGCGTGGGCGAGGAGCTCACGAAGCTGCTGCTGGCCCCCGACCCGATCACCGGCATCCGCGTGCTCGTGGATTCGGGGCTTGCGGACCACGTGCTGCCCGAGATCCCCGCCCTGCGGCTCGAGATCGATGAGCACGCACACCACAAGGACGTCTACGAGCACTCGCTCACCGCTCTCGACCAGGCGATCCAGCTGGAGCGCGCGCGGGGACACGAACCCGACCTCGTGCTGCGCCTCGCCGTGCTGCTGCACGACATCGGCAAGCCCGAGACCCGTCGCATCGAACCGGGCGGCGCCGTCACCTTCCACCACCACGATGTGCTCGGCGGCAAGCTCGCCGCCAAGCGCCTGCGCGCGCTGCGCTTCGACGGCGACACCATCAAGGCCGTCACCCTGCTCATCCGCGAGCACCTGCGCTTCTTCGGCTACGCGGATGCGAGCTGGACCGACTCGGCGGTGCGCCGCTATGTGCGCGACGCGGGGGCGCAGCTCGAGCGGCTGCACATCCTGTCGCGCGCCGACGTGACGACCCGCAATCAGCGCAAGGCCGCGCGACTGCAACGCGCCTACGACGAGCTCGAGCAGCGGATCGCGCTGCTCGCCGAAGAGGAGGAGCTCGCCGCCATCCGTCCGGACCTCGACGGGGAGCAGATCATGGCGATCCTGGGGATCGCACCCGGACGCGAGGTGGGGGAGGCGTATCGCTTCCTCATGGAGCTGCGGCTGGATCAGGGATCCCTCGGGCCTGAGGAAGCCGAACGCCGACTCCGCGAATGGTGGGCCGGGCGCTCCTAG
- the dnaB gene encoding replicative DNA helicase — translation MSIAHLGLASEQERPRETWQGEQRIPPHDLLAEQSAIGGMLLSKDAVADVLEAVRGVDFYIPKHEVIFDAILTLYSHGEPTDVIAVSDELTKAGTLARAGGPEYLHTLTALVPTAANAGYYATIVAEKAVLRRLVEAGTRIVQMGYASEGEVTDLVNNAQAEIYGVAGGVQAEDYVPLVTAIEAATEEIEHASGRDGQMVGVPTGFAELDSMTNGLHGGQLILIAARPALGKSTLALDFARAASIAHGLPSVFFSLEMGRSEIAMRLLSAESNIFLQKLRKGDVRSEDWTTLASTRGRIADAPLYIDDSPNMTLVEIRAKCRRLKQQVGLKLVVIDYLQLMTSGKKVESRQQEVSEFSRALKLLAKELQVPVIALSQLNRGPEQRVDKKPAISDLRESGSLEQDADMVILLHRESAYDKESSRPGEADLIVAKHRNGPTGTVTVAFQGAFSRFADMAPGYESQG, via the coding sequence GTGTCGATCGCCCATCTGGGTCTCGCGTCCGAGCAGGAACGCCCACGCGAAACGTGGCAGGGAGAGCAGCGCATCCCGCCCCACGATCTGCTGGCAGAGCAGAGCGCCATCGGCGGCATGCTCCTCAGCAAGGATGCGGTCGCCGACGTACTCGAAGCCGTGCGTGGCGTGGACTTCTACATCCCCAAGCACGAGGTCATCTTCGACGCGATCCTCACGCTCTACTCCCACGGTGAGCCGACCGACGTGATCGCGGTCAGCGATGAACTCACGAAGGCGGGCACCCTCGCGCGAGCGGGAGGCCCCGAATACCTCCACACGCTCACCGCGCTCGTGCCGACCGCCGCGAACGCCGGTTACTACGCCACGATCGTCGCCGAGAAGGCCGTGCTGCGGCGCCTCGTCGAGGCGGGCACCCGCATCGTGCAGATGGGCTACGCGAGCGAGGGCGAGGTCACCGACCTCGTCAACAACGCCCAGGCCGAGATCTACGGTGTCGCGGGCGGCGTGCAGGCGGAAGACTACGTCCCGCTCGTCACCGCGATCGAAGCCGCCACCGAGGAGATCGAGCACGCGAGCGGGCGCGATGGCCAGATGGTCGGCGTGCCCACAGGATTCGCCGAGCTCGACTCGATGACGAACGGCCTCCACGGCGGCCAGCTCATCCTCATCGCCGCACGACCCGCGCTCGGAAAGTCGACGCTCGCGCTCGACTTCGCTCGCGCCGCCTCGATCGCGCACGGCCTGCCGAGCGTCTTCTTCTCTCTCGAGATGGGGCGCTCCGAGATCGCGATGCGACTGCTCTCGGCCGAGTCGAACATCTTCCTGCAGAAGCTCCGCAAGGGAGACGTGCGCAGCGAGGACTGGACGACGCTCGCCTCCACCCGAGGCCGCATCGCCGACGCACCCCTCTACATCGACGACAGCCCCAACATGACGCTCGTCGAGATCCGCGCCAAGTGCCGTCGTCTCAAGCAGCAGGTGGGCCTCAAGCTCGTCGTCATCGACTACCTCCAGCTGATGACGTCGGGCAAGAAGGTCGAGAGCCGCCAGCAGGAGGTCTCCGAGTTCTCGCGTGCGCTGAAGCTCCTCGCCAAGGAGCTGCAGGTGCCTGTCATCGCCCTCTCGCAGCTCAACCGTGGCCCCGAGCAGCGCGTCGACAAGAAGCCCGCGATCTCCGACCTGCGTGAATCCGGATCGCTCGAGCAGGACGCCGACATGGTGATCCTCCTCCACCGCGAGTCCGCGTACGACAAGGAATCCTCGCGCCCCGGCGAAGCCGACCTCATCGTCGCCAAGCACCGCAACGGCCCCACCGGCACCGTCACCGTCGCCTTCCAGGGCGCGTTCTCGCGCTTCGCCGACATGGCGCCCGGCTACGAGTCGCAGGGGTAG
- a CDS encoding PLP-dependent aminotransferase family protein, translating to MQQTQGNNLDPWYSHYAARTSGLAASEVRALFAVASRPEVVSLAGGMPYVSALPTHLIEGAVERTITEHGAVALQYGSGQGIPRLREQILEVMALEGIHGSVDDVVVTTGSQHALELLAKIFLDPGDVIIAEGPSYVTAITVFRSFQGEVVHVPMDADGMNPQALRETIARVQAEGKRIKFLYTIPSFQNPTGVTLSWERRVEIVEIARAAGILVLEDNPYGLLHFEQAPPAAMRSIDEEGVVYLGTFSKTLAPGLRVGWAIAPHAIREKLVLANEAAILSPSSFGQLVISEFMDNADWRGQIDTFRGVYRERRDAMLSALGDYLPGMEWTTPSGGFYIWLTMPEYLDSKAMLPRAVKELVAYTPGTAFYADGNGRRNIRLSFCYPQPDFIREGIRRLASVINGEIALLGEFSQTAPLPVQAIERDVLPPYAG from the coding sequence ATGCAGCAGACCCAGGGCAATAACCTCGACCCGTGGTACTCCCACTACGCGGCGCGAACGAGCGGCCTCGCCGCCTCCGAGGTTCGAGCTCTCTTCGCCGTCGCGAGCCGGCCCGAGGTGGTCTCGCTCGCGGGAGGCATGCCGTATGTCTCGGCGCTCCCCACCCACCTCATCGAGGGTGCCGTCGAGCGCACGATCACCGAGCACGGCGCGGTTGCGCTGCAGTACGGCTCGGGCCAGGGGATCCCGCGGCTGCGGGAGCAGATCCTCGAGGTGATGGCGCTCGAGGGAATCCACGGATCCGTCGACGACGTCGTCGTGACGACCGGATCGCAGCACGCACTCGAGCTGCTCGCCAAGATCTTCCTGGACCCGGGTGATGTCATCATCGCCGAGGGCCCGAGCTACGTGACCGCGATCACGGTGTTCCGCTCGTTCCAGGGTGAAGTCGTGCACGTGCCCATGGATGCGGACGGCATGAACCCGCAGGCTCTCCGCGAGACGATCGCGCGCGTGCAGGCCGAAGGCAAGCGGATCAAGTTCCTCTATACGATTCCGAGCTTCCAGAACCCCACCGGCGTCACGCTGAGCTGGGAGCGTCGCGTCGAGATCGTCGAGATCGCGCGCGCGGCGGGCATCCTCGTGCTCGAGGACAACCCCTACGGGTTGCTTCACTTCGAGCAGGCACCTCCCGCCGCCATGCGCTCGATCGACGAGGAGGGCGTCGTCTACCTCGGCACCTTCTCGAAGACGCTCGCACCCGGACTGCGCGTGGGCTGGGCGATCGCACCTCACGCGATCCGCGAGAAACTCGTGCTCGCCAACGAGGCCGCGATTCTGTCGCCGTCGTCGTTCGGGCAGCTCGTGATCTCGGAGTTCATGGACAACGCCGACTGGCGCGGTCAGATCGACACCTTCCGCGGGGTGTACCGCGAACGACGCGACGCGATGCTCTCCGCCCTGGGCGACTATCTGCCGGGGATGGAATGGACCACCCCGTCGGGCGGCTTCTACATCTGGCTCACGATGCCCGAATATCTCGACTCGAAGGCGATGCTGCCGCGCGCCGTCAAGGAGCTCGTCGCCTACACCCCGGGCACGGCGTTCTACGCGGACGGCAATGGGCGCCGCAACATCCGCCTGTCGTTCTGCTATCCGCAGCCCGACTTCATCCGCGAGGGCATTCGTCGACTGGCGAGCGTCATCAACGGTGAGATCGCCCTGCTCGGCGAGTTCTCGCAGACCGCTCCCCTGCCCGTGCAGGCCATCGAGCGCGACGTGCTGCCCCCGTACGCCGGCTGA
- the rplI gene encoding 50S ribosomal protein L9, which yields MSKLILTSEVTGLGSAGDVVDVKNGFARNYLIPQGFAIAWTRGAEKQVEQIKAARAARELATLEEAQSLKAKLEGAAIKLTVKAGREGRLFGSVKTADVVAAVEAAGIGTLDKQTIEFSAPVKVVGRHEATARLRQDVVAVLQLDVVAAK from the coding sequence ATGTCCAAGCTCATTCTCACGTCTGAGGTCACGGGTCTCGGCTCTGCCGGCGACGTCGTCGATGTCAAGAACGGGTTCGCCCGCAACTACCTCATCCCGCAGGGCTTCGCCATCGCGTGGACCCGTGGTGCCGAGAAGCAGGTCGAGCAGATCAAGGCGGCTCGCGCCGCTCGTGAGCTCGCCACGCTCGAGGAAGCCCAGTCCCTGAAGGCCAAGCTCGAGGGTGCCGCGATCAAGCTGACCGTGAAGGCGGGCCGCGAGGGCCGTCTGTTCGGTTCGGTGAAGACCGCGGATGTCGTCGCCGCTGTCGAGGCTGCCGGTATCGGCACGCTCGACAAGCAGACGATCGAGTTCAGCGCTCCCGTGAAGGTCGTCGGCCGTCACGAGGCGACGGCGCGTCTGCGCCAGGACGTCGTGGCTGTTCTGCAGCTCGACGTGGTTGCCGCGAAGTAA
- the trxB gene encoding thioredoxin-disulfide reductase has protein sequence MRHVIIIGSGPAGYTAAIYAARANLEPLVIASSVEFGGELMKTTEVENFPGFPDGIMGPDLMVRMQQQAEKFGAEIVYDDVVSLELEGDVKRVTLGNGDVHEAHAVIYATGSAYRKLGLPDEERLSGYGVSWCATCDGAFFRQKKVAVVGGGDSALEEATFLTRFADVVYLIHRRDEFRASKAMQERAFADPKIQVIWNNEVSSIYGTDKVTGIGLTNTVDGSETTLDIEGLFVAIGADPRTHLVHGQLELAPEGTIAVEGRSSRTSVRGVFAAGDVVDPTYKQAATAAGSGVVAALDAEHYLADLADAAHAADAAVAAV, from the coding sequence ATGCGCCACGTCATCATCATCGGATCCGGCCCCGCCGGCTACACCGCCGCGATCTACGCCGCGCGCGCCAACCTCGAACCCCTCGTGATCGCGAGCTCGGTGGAGTTCGGCGGCGAGCTCATGAAGACCACTGAGGTGGAGAACTTCCCCGGATTCCCGGACGGGATCATGGGCCCCGACCTCATGGTGCGCATGCAGCAGCAGGCCGAGAAGTTCGGTGCCGAGATCGTCTACGACGACGTCGTGTCCCTCGAGCTCGAGGGTGACGTCAAGCGCGTCACGCTCGGCAACGGCGACGTCCACGAGGCGCATGCCGTGATCTACGCCACCGGTTCCGCCTACCGCAAGCTCGGCCTCCCCGACGAGGAGCGCCTCTCCGGATACGGCGTCTCCTGGTGCGCCACCTGCGACGGTGCGTTCTTCCGTCAGAAGAAGGTCGCGGTCGTCGGCGGCGGTGACTCGGCTCTCGAAGAGGCGACGTTCCTCACGCGCTTCGCCGATGTCGTGTACCTGATCCACCGTCGTGACGAGTTCCGCGCCTCCAAGGCCATGCAGGAGCGGGCGTTCGCCGACCCCAAGATCCAGGTCATCTGGAACAACGAGGTCTCGAGCATCTACGGCACCGACAAGGTCACGGGCATCGGCCTCACCAACACCGTCGATGGCTCCGAGACGACTCTCGACATCGAGGGTCTCTTCGTGGCGATCGGCGCCGACCCGCGCACGCACCTGGTGCACGGTCAGCTCGAACTCGCACCCGAGGGCACCATCGCCGTCGAAGGCCGCAGCTCGCGCACGAGCGTGCGCGGAGTCTTCGCGGCGGGCGATGTCGTCGACCCCACGTACAAGCAGGCGGCCACGGCCGCCGGCTCGGGTGTCGTGGCCGCGCTCGACGCCGAGCACTACCTCGCCGACCTCGCGGATGCGGCACACGCCGCCGACGCGGCCGTCGCAGCCGTCTGA
- the trxA gene encoding thioredoxin: protein MSTKDVTDATFAAEVLASEKPVMVDFWATWCGPCRAVSPILDAIATEHADKIDIVKLDVDANPETAMKYGITSIPAMFVFQNGEVVKRVIGAKPKPALEADLADFLA, encoded by the coding sequence ATGTCCACCAAGGATGTCACCGACGCCACGTTCGCCGCGGAGGTGCTCGCCTCCGAGAAGCCCGTCATGGTCGATTTCTGGGCCACCTGGTGCGGCCCTTGCCGCGCTGTCTCGCCGATCCTCGACGCGATCGCCACGGAGCACGCCGACAAGATCGACATCGTCAAGCTCGACGTCGACGCGAACCCCGAGACCGCCATGAAGTACGGCATCACCTCGATCCCCGCGATGTTCGTCTTCCAGAACGGCGAGGTCGTCAAGCGCGTCATCGGCGCGAAGCCGAAGCCGGCCCTCGAGGCCGACCTGGCTGACTTCCTGGCGTAA